CTGCTGAGCGGTATCGCACTGTGCGGGCTCGGGCTCGCAGTGGTCTCCTTCTGGCGACCCGTGCGACGTCGTCGACGGGTCATCGCGGCAGTGCTGGCGCTGGTCTTCGTCGCGGTGCTGTGGCTGCTACCGGGACTCATCGGCTACGACCTTCGCGCCCTACGGATCTGGGCGCCCGATTCCGCCTGGAGCCTGATCGTGGCACTGGGGTTGTGGGCGATCGCGGCGGTCTGCTGGCTGCTGCCGAGGTCTGCGCGCAGGACCCACTCGTCTGTAGGTGCCGAAGGAGGGACTCGAACCCTCACACCCGAAGGCACAGGAACCTAAATCCTGCGTGTCTGCCAATTCCACCACTTCGGCGCATTCTGCAGTCTAGATGAGCGAGTTCGTACGCCTTCGTACCACCGGCCGGCGTTCGCGTCGTACGAAAGCGTCCGAACTCTGCGCTACGCCAGCCCCAGGTCTCGCTTCAGCTTCGCGACGTGGCCGGTTGCGCGTACGTTGTACTGCGCGAGCTCGATCTCGCCGGCCTCGCCGACGACGAACGTCGAGCGGATGACCCCTTCGACGACCTTGCCGTACAGCTTCTTCTCACCGAAGGCGCCGTACGCCGTGAGCACCGTCTTGTCCGGGTCGGACAGCAGCCTGATCGTCAGCCCGTCGCGCTCGCGGAACTTCGCCAGCTTGTCCGGTGCGTCGGGGGAGATGCCGAGCACCGTGTAGCCATGTGCCTGCAGCGAGTCAAGCGAGTCGGTGAAGTCGCATGCCTGCTTCGTGCACCCCGGGGTCATGGCTGCCGGGTAGAAGTACACGATCACCTTGCCGCCGCGCAGCGACGCCAGCGAAACCTGCTCGCCGGTGTCGTCGGGCAGGGTGAAGTCGGGCGCCTGGTCGCCAGGTGCGAGACGTCGGTTCGGTGAGTCCGGCATGACATTTCCCCTCGGGACGTACGGGTGAGACGACGCCCATCCTCGCGTACGGGTAACGTGTGGCGGGCAGTACGTACGCATATGATGCCCGATCGACCGAGGAGACCCATCGTGGCAAGCAAGGCGGACGCGGCGTCCCCCGACCAGCTCGTCGCCGATATCGAGGAGACCCGCGAGCGACTCGCGCACACCGTCGACGCGCTGATCGACCGGACGAGCCCGAAGAACATCGCGCGCCGCAATCTCGAGAGCATCAAGTCTCAGTTCATCGACGAGAGCGGTTCGCCGCGGTTCGACACGATTCTCCCCGTAGTCGGCGGCATCGTCGGGTTCGCAGGGCTCATCATCGTGATCCGCAAGGCAGTCGGCTGACTACCACAGGCGACACCATGAGTGACAAGCTTCCGATCAGGATGCTCCACGACCGACTCCTGGTGTCGGTCGACGGCGACTCCGGCGAGAGACGGTCGTCAGCCGGCATCGTGATCCCCGCAACCGCTTCGATGGGCCGGAGGCTGTCGTGGGCACGAGTCGAGGCGACCGGCCCGAACGTACGCTCCGTCCAGCCCGGCGACCGCGTCCTGTTCGACCCGGAGGATCGCGCCGAGGTGGAGGTACGCGGCGACGACTACATCCTGCTTCGCGAACGCGACCTGCATGCGGTTGCGGCCGAACGTATCGAGGACGGCCAGACCGGCCTCTATCTCTAGCGAGTAGCGCCGACGATGCCGCAACGTGACGGTCCGTTGTCCGCCTGGATGGCGAGGCTGACCGACCGGGCCGACGACCGTCAGCTCGTACGCCCCCTTGCGATGGGCGAGCGGTGGGACCTCCTGCGCCGTCGGGTGCCGATGATCGTGCGGCTCGCGCTGGGTACTTCTCTTGCCTGGCTCATCGCTACGGAGGTCGTCGGGCACGTACAACCGTTCTTCGCACCGGTGGCCGCCGCATTGACGATTGCGGCGGGCATCGGTCAGCGTCGCAGCGTCGTCGTCGAGCTGGTCCTCGGGGTGTCGGTCGGCATCCTCGCGGGCGAGGTCCTGATCACGATGATCGGCCGCGGTTCGTGGCAGATCGCCGTCGTTGTGGCGCTCGCCGTCGCCGCGGCGTCACTGCTCGGGCTGAAGGGCATGGCTTTGATGCAGTCGGCCACGTCGGCGATTCTGATCGCCGCGGTCCTGCCCGTCTCAGGCACGGGTGATCCCGCGGTGGCGCGGTTCCTCGATGCCCTGGTCGGCGGCGCGGTCGGCCTCGTGATGACCGCGATCGTACCCACGAACCCGCTGCGCGACCTCGACCGCGAGATCCAGTCGATTCTCCGCGGACTGGCGTCGATCCTCGATCAGGTCGCCGAGGCGATGCGATTGGGTGATGCCGGCGTCGCGTGGACGGCGCTGCAGGAGACGCGCGCACTGCAGCCGACGGTCGAGGGCCTCGGCAGTACGAGCTCCTCGGCATTGGAGGTTGCGCGCATCGCTCCGCTGCGTTGGAGCCAACGAGAGCACGTACGTCTGTACACCAGCACCGTGCACGACATCGACAACGCCGTACGAGATGCGCGCGTACTCGCGCGGCGGGTGACGTCGATGCTGCGCCACGGCGAGGACGCACCCGAGGGCATGGACGAAGCGGTCAACTCGCTGGCGTCGGCTGTGCGCATCTTCGGCGGCGATCTGCAGGACTACGAGCGCTTCGACGAGGCGAAGGACGAGCTCGTTGCGGCCGCGCTGGCGGCGACGGAGGCTCTGTCCGGATCGGGCACGCTCAACGCATCCGCCGTCGTTGCCCAGATCCGTTCGCTTGCGGCCGACCTCTTGTTCGCATCAGGCTGGTCCGCCGCCGACGTCGACAAGTGGCTGCAGCTCGACGACTGAGCTCAAATGCTCTGACCGTGTACGACCAGGGCCCAGCACAGTAGGGCGAATGCCAGCGTGGAGGTCCAGGCGCGAACATTGTTCCACCTGCGCCAGCGCGCCTCGTCGAAGTCGCGGCGCACCGAAGCGAGACTCGTGATCTGGTCGGGGTCTCCGGCGGCCTTGAGTGCGTCGTTCAGAGGCAGGTTCACCACGAAGGTGACGACGAAGGCAACGAGGTAGAGCGCGAGTGCTCCGACCGTCCACGGCAGAGCGTCTTGCCCGATCTGCGTACCCGCGGCTGCACCGGAGAAGATCAGCGAGCCCATGAAGCCGAAGCCCAGGAACATCGGGTTCAGGATCGCGCGGTCCATCGCCTGGAAGGCTCCGACGAAGGTACGGTCGTCGGTCGATGCGAGCCCCGGCATGACGGTATGGGCGTACAGCCCGAACACGCCCGCGGTCAGCCCGGTCGACAAGGTGGCGAGGATCAATGCGGCGGTACGAATGGCGTCCATGGTTCTCCTTGGTGGGTTCGGCCACTGGATCCATTCGACAGCGAGCGGGAAATCTGTGCCATCGCCGAGCGGCTCGCGCGCATGTGCGTCCGTCTCGCGTATGTCTCACCGACGCCGTATGGCGCCTCGGATATGATGGCGACGGCACAGATCGTGTGCCCGGATTCAGGAGGTGATCGCTCATGCGCAGCGAGCCCCCTAGTCGAAGACTCAGCTCCCATCGCCCGAGCCGCGTCGAGTCCTGACTTTCGTACTGACTCCGCGGCAGCCTTGCCGTACCTGCGAGGAGTCAGCCATGTCCGACCGCCGTTTCGCGAGCCTGTTTCCGTTCCCGCGCCGCTCGTCGAGCACCAGCACGTCCGTGCTCGACCGAGAAGCCGCCCGACCAGAGCAATCCCAGCCGAGCTCGGTGGAGGAGAGCGTCATCGACGCCGCCCTCTACCGCGACGGCGACCGGGTCGCGTCGCCGTCGACGCTTGCCGAGACGTTCGCGGAGCTCACTGACGACGACCCGAGCACCTTCGCCTGGATCGGCCTCTACCGGCCGGACGAGCGACAGCTCGCGGCCGTTGCCGACCAGTTCGACCTGCACGACCTGGCGCGTGAGGATGCGATCGTCGCGCATCAGCGGCCGAAGCTGGAGCGTTACGACAAGACGTTGTTCGTCGTACTTCGGGCGGCGCGGTACGTCGACGCGACCGAGGAGGTCGAGTTCGGTGAGCTGCACTGCTTCATCGGCCCGAACTTCGTGGTGACCGTCCGGCACAGTGAGGCGCCCGATCTGGGAGCGGTGCGGCGGCGGATGGAGAGCAACCCGGATCTGCTCGTACGCGGCCCGGAGGCCGTTCTGTACGCCATCGTCGACAAGGTGGTCGACGGATACTCGCCCGTCGTCTCCGGGCTGGAGAACGACATCGACGAGATCGAGACCGAGGTCTTCGGCGGAGACCCGAAGGTGTCGCGGCGCATCTATGAGCTCTCGCGCGAGGTGATCGAGTTCCAGCGGGCGACCCATCCATTGCGCGACATCCTCGGCCGGCTGAACGCCGGGTTCACCCGCTACCAGGTCGACGACGAGCTGCAGCGGTACCTGCGCGACGTACGAGACCACGTCGAGGTCGTGATCGAGCGGGTCGACGAGTTCCGCCAGCTGCTACGCGACATTCTCACGGTCAACGCAACCCTGGTCGCCCAGCAGCAGAACGAAGAGATGAAGGCC
The sequence above is drawn from the Nocardioidaceae bacterium SCSIO 66511 genome and encodes:
- the bcp gene encoding thioredoxin-dependent thiol peroxidase gives rise to the protein MPDSPNRRLAPGDQAPDFTLPDDTGEQVSLASLRGGKVIVYFYPAAMTPGCTKQACDFTDSLDSLQAHGYTVLGISPDAPDKLAKFRERDGLTIRLLSDPDKTVLTAYGAFGEKKLYGKVVEGVIRSTFVVGEAGEIELAQYNVRATGHVAKLKRDLGLA
- a CDS encoding DUF3618 domain-containing protein, which produces MASKADAASPDQLVADIEETRERLAHTVDALIDRTSPKNIARRNLESIKSQFIDESGSPRFDTILPVVGGIVGFAGLIIVIRKAVG
- a CDS encoding co-chaperone GroES; the encoded protein is MSDKLPIRMLHDRLLVSVDGDSGERRSSAGIVIPATASMGRRLSWARVEATGPNVRSVQPGDRVLFDPEDRAEVEVRGDDYILLRERDLHAVAAERIEDGQTGLYL
- a CDS encoding FUSC family protein, which translates into the protein MPQRDGPLSAWMARLTDRADDRQLVRPLAMGERWDLLRRRVPMIVRLALGTSLAWLIATEVVGHVQPFFAPVAAALTIAAGIGQRRSVVVELVLGVSVGILAGEVLITMIGRGSWQIAVVVALAVAAASLLGLKGMALMQSATSAILIAAVLPVSGTGDPAVARFLDALVGGAVGLVMTAIVPTNPLRDLDREIQSILRGLASILDQVAEAMRLGDAGVAWTALQETRALQPTVEGLGSTSSSALEVARIAPLRWSQREHVRLYTSTVHDIDNAVRDARVLARRVTSMLRHGEDAPEGMDEAVNSLASAVRIFGGDLQDYERFDEAKDELVAAALAATEALSGSGTLNASAVVAQIRSLAADLLFASGWSAADVDKWLQLDD
- a CDS encoding DUF1772 domain-containing protein; this translates as MDAIRTAALILATLSTGLTAGVFGLYAHTVMPGLASTDDRTFVGAFQAMDRAILNPMFLGFGFMGSLIFSGAAAGTQIGQDALPWTVGALALYLVAFVVTFVVNLPLNDALKAAGDPDQITSLASVRRDFDEARWRRWNNVRAWTSTLAFALLCWALVVHGQSI
- the corA gene encoding magnesium/cobalt transporter CorA, which gives rise to MSDRRFASLFPFPRRSSSTSTSVLDREAARPEQSQPSSVEESVIDAALYRDGDRVASPSTLAETFAELTDDDPSTFAWIGLYRPDERQLAAVADQFDLHDLAREDAIVAHQRPKLERYDKTLFVVLRAARYVDATEEVEFGELHCFIGPNFVVTVRHSEAPDLGAVRRRMESNPDLLVRGPEAVLYAIVDKVVDGYSPVVSGLENDIDEIETEVFGGDPKVSRRIYELSREVIEFQRATHPLRDILGRLNAGFTRYQVDDELQRYLRDVRDHVEVVIERVDEFRQLLRDILTVNATLVAQQQNEEMKALTEAGQEQNEEVKRISAWAAILFAPTLIGTVYGMNFDVMPETHWRFGYPMAIVLMALTCGGLFAAFRRRGWL